From Cellulomonas dongxiuzhuiae, the proteins below share one genomic window:
- a CDS encoding ABC transporter ATP-binding protein, whose amino-acid sequence MTDAVVDVRGLSKSFGRFRALDELDLRVEQGQVHGFLGPNGAGKSTTIRVLLGLLRADAGTVRLLGGDPWADVVALHRRLAYVPGDVSLWPGMTGGEAIDLLGALRGGLDERRRAELVERFELDPTKRGRQYSKGNRQKVAIVAALASDVELLVLDEPTSGLDPLMENVFQEAIGEAKARGTTVLLSSHVLAEVESLADRISIIRAGRTVQSGTLADLRGRTRTTIHATLARTPDDAALAALGGARLDGDRLTAIVDSAAVGDAMAALTPYGITTLTVAPPSLESLFLRLYGDDEATR is encoded by the coding sequence ATGACCGACGCAGTCGTCGACGTCCGAGGCCTGAGCAAGTCGTTCGGCCGCTTCCGCGCGCTCGATGAGCTCGACCTGCGCGTCGAGCAGGGGCAGGTGCACGGGTTCCTCGGCCCCAACGGCGCCGGCAAGTCCACGACCATCCGTGTCCTCCTCGGCCTGCTGCGGGCCGACGCCGGCACGGTCCGGCTGCTCGGCGGGGACCCGTGGGCCGACGTCGTCGCGCTGCACCGGCGCCTCGCGTACGTGCCCGGGGACGTGTCCCTGTGGCCCGGCATGACGGGCGGTGAGGCGATCGACCTGCTGGGGGCGCTGCGCGGCGGGCTCGACGAGCGCCGCCGGGCCGAGCTGGTCGAGCGGTTCGAGCTGGACCCGACCAAGCGCGGCCGGCAGTACTCCAAGGGCAACCGGCAGAAGGTCGCGATCGTCGCGGCCCTCGCCTCCGACGTCGAGCTGCTGGTGCTCGACGAGCCGACCAGCGGCCTGGACCCGCTCATGGAGAACGTCTTCCAGGAGGCGATCGGCGAGGCGAAGGCCCGCGGCACCACCGTGCTGCTGTCCAGCCACGTCCTCGCGGAGGTCGAGAGCCTGGCCGACCGCATCAGCATCATCCGCGCCGGCCGGACCGTGCAGTCCGGCACCCTGGCCGACCTGCGCGGCCGCACCCGCACGACGATCCACGCGACGTTGGCCCGCACGCCGGACGACGCGGCGCTCGCGGCCCTCGGCGGTGCCCGCCTCGACGGGGACCGGCTCACCGCGATCGTGGACTCCGCCGCCGTCGGCGACGCGATGGCCGCGCTCACCCCGTACGGCATCACGACGCTCACGGTCGCCCCGCCCTCGCTCGAGAGCCTGTTCCTGCGTCTGTACGGCGACGACGAGGCGACGCGGTGA
- a CDS encoding type II toxin-antitoxin system RatA family toxin, which produces MIVESSVDLPVPPDVAFAVSQTTGAARLRWDPFIRRQSFLDGATVPAKGVRTLTHHRSGLRMVSEYVSYKPPSNVGMKMVEGPWFFAVMAGGWRFSPLPDGGTRAAWRYSFTCRPAWLAPVAERIGRVVLQRDVDRRIAGFARGCADPQVLAAVDPDPQPTVA; this is translated from the coding sequence ATGATCGTGGAGTCCAGCGTCGACCTGCCGGTGCCGCCCGACGTCGCGTTCGCGGTGTCGCAGACGACGGGCGCCGCCCGCCTGCGCTGGGACCCGTTCATCCGCCGGCAGTCGTTCCTCGACGGCGCGACGGTCCCGGCCAAGGGCGTGCGCACGCTGACGCACCACCGCTCGGGCCTGCGGATGGTCAGCGAGTACGTCTCGTACAAGCCGCCGTCCAACGTCGGGATGAAGATGGTCGAGGGGCCGTGGTTCTTCGCCGTCATGGCCGGCGGGTGGCGCTTCTCGCCGCTGCCGGACGGCGGGACGCGTGCGGCCTGGCGGTACAGCTTCACGTGCCGGCCGGCGTGGCTGGCGCCGGTGGCGGAGCGCATCGGGCGGGTCGTGCTGCAGCGGGACGTCGACCGGCGGATCGCCGGGTTCGCGCGCGGGTGCGCCGACCCGCAGGTGCTGGCGGCGGTCGACCCGGACCCGCAACCGACCGTCGCGTAG
- a CDS encoding DUF4274 domain-containing protein yields the protein MSTETPEPDEAEQFLRDFLRAATPQQRHTFVRRTSYDSGDATIRFVLDDPTTDRATALAAYWILGACYYSRYATAEETADYERPTWELLRSIEERYAAGFWADHGIAFDPTDDDEIDWTDDYGAPVNRPVPEVMRRAVPGEPVDDAGTEDGLPLDVHLRWTALAG from the coding sequence GTGAGCACCGAGACCCCGGAACCCGACGAGGCCGAGCAGTTCCTGCGGGACTTCCTGCGCGCGGCGACGCCCCAGCAGCGGCACACGTTCGTCCGGCGCACCAGCTACGACAGCGGCGACGCGACGATCCGGTTCGTCCTCGACGACCCGACGACCGACCGCGCCACCGCGCTGGCCGCGTACTGGATCCTCGGCGCCTGCTACTACTCGCGCTACGCGACGGCCGAGGAGACCGCCGACTACGAGCGGCCCACGTGGGAGCTGCTGCGCAGCATCGAGGAGCGGTACGCCGCCGGCTTCTGGGCCGACCACGGCATCGCGTTCGACCCGACGGACGACGACGAGATCGACTGGACCGACGACTACGGCGCACCCGTGAACCGCCCGGTGCCCGAGGTGATGCGCCGCGCCGTGCCCGGTGAGCCGGTCGACGACGCGGGCACGGAGGACGGTCTCCCACTGGACGTGCACCTGCGGTGGACGGCGCTGGCGGGCTGA
- the yidD gene encoding membrane protein insertion efficiency factor YidD gives MTYAARAVDRLIAAYQTRLSPRKGWGCAHRVAHGDASCSAAVRQLVRQRGVARSVVPTALRFVACYQAALLLAQTDVSGVCCCGGIPIPFRFPGRS, from the coding sequence ATGACCTACGCCGCCCGCGCTGTCGACCGCCTGATCGCCGCCTACCAGACGCGCCTCTCGCCGCGGAAGGGCTGGGGCTGCGCCCACCGGGTCGCCCACGGCGACGCGTCGTGCTCCGCCGCCGTGCGCCAGCTCGTCCGCCAGCGCGGCGTCGCGCGGTCCGTCGTCCCGACGGCCCTGCGGTTCGTCGCCTGCTACCAGGCTGCGCTGCTGCTCGCGCAGACGGACGTCAGCGGCGTCTGCTGCTGCGGCGGCATCCCCATCCCGTTCCGCTTCCCCGGGCGTTCCTGA
- a CDS encoding calcium-binding protein, translated as MRRTRFGLTLATVLAATLLVPAPAWAGDLQREEFWRVPSDPWQVIGFGPTLEPDVSARGGTLTIGQDTLVMLLEDRSPSDWAGSANRLTGWDVDFRMRLGRDATVSCSAENGGTPATLVWLGDNTELMKLGFGPGELCLTHPWEDRQSIALDTQRWHRYQVEARGKHVRILVDGRTVVDRELTGTAQGTVGLGFETHQGTSTWDWFRYDTAPGHRCTIRGTAGPDTLRGTRGADVVCAGDGDDRVLGLGGDDVLIGGGGDDTLLGGDGSDLLQGGVGDDVLDNGSGDGRAEGGFGDDRFVTGATPDGAQQLVGGPGHDVADYSARTGGVTIALDGTGGDGAPGEGDSVGGGGNGWGQTDVEEVRGGSGDDVLTGSPWSSTLVGGPGADRLRGRDAGDVLDGVDGVEGNDVLDGGYGPDTCTADAGDEVVACNDPGPSPTPRYTMPPPPPTTPAVSPSPSGPPAGTPSPTSVGRPSPTAVGTPWPTPVTTP; from the coding sequence ATGAGGCGTACCCGGTTCGGCCTGACCCTTGCCACCGTCCTGGCCGCGACACTGCTCGTGCCCGCACCGGCGTGGGCGGGTGACCTGCAGCGTGAGGAGTTCTGGCGCGTCCCGTCCGACCCGTGGCAGGTGATCGGGTTCGGCCCCACCCTCGAGCCCGACGTGAGCGCCCGCGGCGGCACGCTGACGATCGGGCAGGACACGCTCGTCATGCTGCTGGAGGACCGGTCGCCGTCCGACTGGGCGGGCTCGGCGAACCGGCTGACCGGCTGGGACGTGGACTTCCGCATGCGGCTGGGGCGGGACGCCACGGTCTCGTGCTCCGCCGAGAACGGTGGCACCCCCGCGACGCTGGTGTGGCTGGGTGACAACACCGAGCTCATGAAGCTCGGGTTCGGCCCGGGCGAGCTGTGCCTCACCCACCCGTGGGAGGACCGGCAGTCGATCGCCCTGGACACCCAGCGCTGGCACCGGTACCAGGTGGAGGCCCGCGGCAAGCACGTGCGGATCCTGGTCGACGGCCGCACCGTCGTGGACCGCGAGCTCACGGGCACCGCGCAGGGCACCGTGGGCCTCGGCTTCGAGACGCACCAGGGCACCTCGACGTGGGACTGGTTCCGGTACGACACCGCACCGGGGCACCGGTGCACGATCCGTGGCACGGCCGGCCCCGACACCCTGCGAGGCACGCGCGGCGCGGACGTCGTCTGCGCCGGTGACGGCGACGACCGGGTCCTCGGCCTCGGCGGCGACGACGTCCTCATCGGCGGGGGCGGCGACGACACGCTGCTCGGCGGCGACGGGAGCGACCTGCTCCAGGGCGGCGTCGGCGACGACGTGCTCGACAACGGCAGCGGGGACGGGCGCGCCGAGGGCGGGTTCGGTGACGACCGGTTCGTCACCGGGGCGACGCCCGACGGCGCGCAGCAGCTCGTCGGCGGGCCCGGGCACGACGTGGCGGACTACAGCGCGCGTACCGGCGGTGTGACGATCGCGCTCGACGGCACGGGCGGCGACGGCGCCCCGGGCGAGGGGGACTCGGTCGGCGGCGGCGGCAACGGCTGGGGTCAGACGGACGTCGAGGAGGTCCGCGGGGGCAGCGGCGACGACGTGCTCACCGGCTCCCCCTGGTCGTCCACGCTCGTCGGCGGCCCGGGTGCCGACCGCCTGCGCGGCAGGGACGCGGGGGACGTGCTCGACGGCGTCGACGGCGTCGAGGGCAACGACGTCCTCGACGGCGGCTACGGGCCGGACACGTGCACGGCCGACGCCGGCGACGAGGTCGTCGCCTGCAACGACCCGGGCCCGTCGCCGACGCCGCGGTACACGATGCCGCCACCGCCGCCCACCACCCCGGCGGTGTCACCGTCGCCGAGCGGGCCGCCCGCCGGCACGCCGTCGCCCACCTCCGTCGGTAGGCCGTCACCCACCGCCGTGGGCACGCCGTGGCCGACGCCGGTCACCACGCCGTAG
- a CDS encoding tryptophan-rich sensory protein, translated as METITSTAVTERVTSQDRVRQVTVLVGAVVAVVGATVGSGAFGGQPIAEAAGGALSATATPVAPDSPAFSIWSVIYTGLAVFAIVQALPRNGADPRLRAISWWVLASMLLNALWIAAVQVGSVAGSVVVIVVLLGVLATMYVRLVRLPHTRTLPSVVTDLTVGLYTGWVSVATLANTAAFLADAEVSELGLGATGWSVVLVSAAALLAVTYGAYGRRRPTLVLPIGLAMAWGLTWIGLGRTNGPLFDDTVATAAFVAAGVALLAPVVATLAARRR; from the coding sequence ATGGAGACGATCACCAGCACAGCGGTCACGGAGCGCGTGACCTCCCAGGACCGGGTCCGCCAGGTCACCGTCCTCGTCGGCGCCGTCGTCGCCGTCGTCGGCGCGACCGTCGGGTCCGGGGCCTTCGGCGGGCAGCCCATCGCCGAGGCCGCGGGCGGTGCCCTGTCGGCCACGGCCACCCCCGTCGCGCCCGACAGCCCTGCGTTCTCGATCTGGTCCGTCATCTACACGGGCCTCGCGGTCTTCGCGATCGTCCAGGCCCTGCCCCGCAACGGCGCCGACCCGCGCCTGCGCGCGATCTCGTGGTGGGTGCTCGCGTCGATGCTGCTCAACGCGCTGTGGATCGCGGCCGTGCAGGTCGGATCGGTCGCGGGCAGCGTCGTCGTCATCGTCGTCCTGCTGGGCGTCCTGGCGACGATGTACGTCAGGCTCGTGCGCCTGCCGCACACCCGCACCCTGCCGTCGGTCGTCACCGATCTCACCGTGGGCCTGTACACCGGGTGGGTCAGCGTCGCCACGCTCGCGAACACCGCGGCGTTCCTCGCCGACGCCGAGGTCAGTGAGCTGGGGCTCGGCGCGACGGGCTGGTCCGTCGTCCTGGTCTCCGCCGCCGCGCTGCTGGCCGTCACCTACGGCGCGTACGGCCGCCGCCGCCCGACCCTCGTGCTCCCCATCGGCCTGGCGATGGCGTGGGGCCTGACGTGGATCGGACTCGGCCGCACCAACGGCCCGTTGTTCGACGACACGGTGGCGACCGCCGCGTTCGTCGCCGCCGGCGTCGCGCTGCTCGCGCCGGTCGTGGCCACCCTGGCGGCCCGCCGCCGCTGA
- a CDS encoding MFS transporter, with protein sequence MPTPSPAAPPAARRARVAVSTVFFVNAVLYANLVPRLPEIKDRLGLSNAELGTAIAAMPLGALAAGLLAPALIQRLGSAKVASFGLVLLAATVACLPLAPAWVALAGLMLVAGALDSVIDVAQNAHGFRVQRAYGRSIVNAFHGLWSVGAVVGGLLGTAAAGLGVPLPVHLAVTGGVFAVVAVATYRFMLPGPEDAERTAPVEPAPRAGAPRRRPSGRALLPLAVLGGLAACGAFVEDAGSSWGALFLRGEVGTDAATAGLAFVALSVAMTVGRLTGDRAVDRFGRRRVALVGGAGIAAGMGLALAVPAVATTLIGFAAAGLGVATLVPAVMHAADELPGLPHGVGLTVVSWLLRVGFLVSPTVVGLVSDATSLRVGLLGVVLAGLTVLALGRFLVDAPGGDHDAQPAPEPPPTTAGPATAPF encoded by the coding sequence ATGCCCACGCCCTCCCCCGCTGCCCCGCCCGCCGCCCGCCGCGCCCGCGTCGCCGTGTCGACGGTGTTCTTCGTCAACGCGGTGCTCTACGCGAACCTCGTCCCGCGCCTGCCGGAGATCAAGGACCGCCTGGGGCTGAGCAACGCCGAGCTCGGGACCGCGATCGCCGCGATGCCGCTGGGCGCGCTCGCCGCGGGGCTGCTCGCGCCGGCGCTGATCCAGCGCCTGGGGTCGGCCAAGGTCGCGTCGTTCGGCCTCGTGCTGCTGGCCGCGACGGTGGCGTGCCTGCCCTTGGCACCGGCATGGGTCGCCCTCGCGGGGCTGATGCTCGTCGCCGGGGCGCTCGACTCGGTCATCGACGTCGCGCAGAACGCCCACGGCTTCCGCGTGCAGCGCGCGTACGGGCGCTCGATCGTCAACGCGTTCCACGGGCTGTGGAGCGTCGGAGCGGTCGTCGGCGGCCTGCTCGGGACCGCGGCCGCGGGCCTCGGGGTGCCGCTGCCGGTGCACCTGGCGGTCACGGGCGGCGTGTTCGCGGTCGTGGCGGTCGCCACCTACCGGTTCATGCTGCCGGGCCCGGAGGACGCCGAGCGGACCGCCCCCGTCGAGCCCGCACCGCGCGCAGGCGCACCGCGCCGCCGGCCGTCCGGTCGCGCCCTGCTGCCGCTCGCGGTGCTCGGCGGCCTGGCCGCGTGCGGGGCGTTCGTCGAGGACGCCGGCTCGTCGTGGGGCGCCCTGTTCCTGCGGGGCGAGGTCGGCACCGACGCCGCGACGGCGGGTCTGGCCTTCGTCGCGCTGTCGGTGGCGATGACGGTCGGCCGCCTGACGGGCGACCGCGCGGTCGACCGGTTCGGCCGGCGCCGCGTCGCACTGGTCGGGGGTGCCGGGATCGCCGCGGGCATGGGGCTCGCGCTGGCCGTGCCGGCCGTGGCGACGACGCTCATCGGCTTCGCGGCGGCGGGACTCGGTGTCGCGACCCTCGTGCCGGCCGTGATGCACGCGGCCGACGAGCTGCCCGGCCTGCCGCACGGCGTGGGGCTGACGGTCGTCAGCTGGCTGCTGCGCGTCGGCTTCCTCGTCTCCCCTACGGTCGTCGGGCTCGTCTCGGACGCCACGAGCCTGCGGGTCGGGCTCCTGGGTGTGGTCCTGGCCGGGCTCACCGTGCTCGCGCTGGGCCGGTTCCTCGTCGACGCGCCCGGTGGGGACCACGACGCGCAGCCCGCCCCGGAGCCACCACCCACGACCGCCGGGCCTGCCACGGCACCGTTCTGA
- a CDS encoding fructosamine kinase family protein — protein MTSGFCEPPMSGTAADPTTLLLDRLHAAGMTDVVAVEHASGGQAAVAGLARRADGTSVFVKGFVEAPSDDAFAAEAAGLDALRTLGGATTPDVVLVGPDLLVLEVLHPRPTDAAFWERLAHVLARLHATTTHPRFGWHEDNWLGRRRQVNTWHDDGFEFFAQHRLLRWLDEPRVRALLDAADRAALERLCVRLPELLPVRPACLVHGDLWAGNVLAGADGTPALIDPAVSYTWADIDLAHVWSTAAPPEAARFFDLYADLTGLDDAWRERMPIVQLRQHLAVIAQFEHVRGAVEELRATLAPFRPGS, from the coding sequence GTGACCAGCGGGTTCTGTGAGCCGCCCATGAGCGGGACGGCGGCCGACCCGACGACGCTGCTGCTCGACCGCCTGCACGCGGCGGGCATGACCGACGTCGTCGCCGTCGAGCACGCGTCCGGCGGGCAGGCCGCGGTCGCGGGCCTGGCGCGTCGCGCGGACGGGACGTCGGTCTTCGTGAAGGGGTTCGTCGAGGCGCCGTCCGACGACGCGTTCGCCGCCGAGGCCGCGGGGCTGGACGCGCTGCGGACGCTCGGCGGCGCGACGACGCCGGACGTCGTGCTCGTCGGCCCGGACCTCCTCGTCCTCGAGGTGCTGCACCCCCGGCCGACCGACGCGGCGTTCTGGGAGCGGCTCGCGCACGTGCTGGCCCGGCTGCACGCCACGACGACGCACCCCCGGTTCGGGTGGCACGAGGACAACTGGCTCGGCCGTCGCCGGCAGGTCAACACGTGGCACGACGACGGCTTCGAGTTCTTCGCGCAGCACCGCCTGCTGCGGTGGCTGGACGAGCCCCGCGTCCGGGCCCTGCTCGACGCCGCCGACCGCGCGGCGCTGGAACGCCTCTGCGTGCGCCTGCCGGAGCTGCTGCCGGTGCGGCCCGCGTGCCTCGTGCACGGCGACCTGTGGGCGGGCAACGTGCTGGCCGGCGCCGACGGGACCCCGGCGCTCATCGACCCGGCCGTGTCCTACACGTGGGCGGACATCGACCTCGCGCACGTCTGGAGCACGGCTGCGCCACCCGAGGCCGCCCGCTTCTTCGACCTCTACGCCGACCTGACCGGCCTGGACGACGCGTGGCGCGAGCGCATGCCGATCGTGCAGCTGCGCCAGCACCTGGCGGTCATCGCGCAGTTCGAGCACGTCCGGGGGGCCGTCGAGGAGCTGCGCGCGACGCTCGCACCGTTCCGCCCCGGGTCCTGA
- a CDS encoding cupin domain-containing protein, with protein sequence MEHWTIATAAEQSPDFRRVLWTGEHTQLVIMTIPPGGEIGEEVHEDTDQILTFVSGTGKAIVSGQQRNVAQGDLVVVPAGRKHNFINTGENPLILYTVYGPPDHAEGAVHATKEEADALEESGQDEPPTE encoded by the coding sequence GTGGAGCACTGGACGATCGCGACCGCCGCAGAGCAGAGCCCGGACTTCCGGCGTGTGCTGTGGACCGGCGAGCACACGCAGCTCGTCATCATGACGATCCCGCCCGGTGGTGAGATCGGCGAGGAGGTCCACGAGGACACCGACCAGATCCTCACCTTCGTGTCCGGCACCGGCAAGGCCATCGTCTCCGGCCAGCAGCGCAACGTCGCGCAGGGCGACCTCGTCGTCGTCCCGGCGGGCCGCAAGCACAACTTCATCAACACCGGCGAGAACCCGCTGATCCTCTACACGGTCTACGGCCCGCCGGACCACGCCGAGGGTGCCGTCCACGCCACCAAGGAGGAGGCCGACGCCCTGGAGGAGTCGGGGCAGGACGAGCCGCCGACCGAGTGA
- a CDS encoding GOLPH3/VPS74 family protein produces the protein MIVAEDVLLLLTDDASGRSLVDGTRRDIAVAGAVIAELAAAGRLEAVTSDGLFSRTTLRVVDVAPLGDEVLDEALARAAGPGSASPTAVLDRIRKGLRERLYARLVERGVLRLAEGRVLGIFPTTTWPAADSLHEAEVRRGLHEVLVVGRAPTPHEASLVALLSAVDAVPKVLPGTGLPNRELKARAKQVAAGDVGGEAARKAVEAVQAAVMAGLTAATVASSS, from the coding sequence ATGATCGTGGCCGAGGACGTTCTGCTGCTGCTCACCGACGACGCCAGCGGCAGGTCGCTGGTGGACGGGACGCGCCGTGACATCGCCGTGGCGGGCGCCGTGATCGCCGAGCTGGCGGCCGCGGGTCGGCTGGAGGCGGTCACCTCCGACGGCCTGTTCTCCCGCACGACGCTGCGCGTCGTGGACGTGGCACCGCTCGGTGACGAGGTCCTCGACGAGGCGCTGGCTCGCGCCGCCGGACCGGGCAGCGCCTCGCCCACGGCCGTCCTGGACCGCATCCGCAAGGGGCTGCGCGAGCGGCTCTACGCGCGGCTCGTGGAGCGCGGCGTCCTGCGCCTCGCCGAGGGCCGGGTCCTGGGGATCTTCCCGACGACGACCTGGCCCGCCGCCGACTCCCTGCACGAGGCGGAGGTCCGGCGCGGGCTGCACGAGGTGCTCGTGGTCGGTCGCGCGCCGACGCCGCACGAGGCCTCGCTCGTCGCGCTGCTCTCGGCGGTGGACGCGGTCCCGAAGGTCCTGCCGGGCACCGGTCTGCCGAACCGTGAGCTCAAGGCCCGGGCCAAGCAGGTCGCGGCCGGTGACGTCGGCGGCGAGGCCGCACGCAAGGCCGTCGAGGCCGTGCAGGCGGCCGTGATGGCGGGCCTCACCGCCGCCACCGTCGCGTCGAGCTCCTAG
- a CDS encoding SDR family NAD(P)-dependent oxidoreductase, translating into MSAHTTTPVPPTDHTADATSAEQSGVTPADFATFLRVMDQVAVLPQEHPQHSAARRASSALFKAAKKHRRGEKRRLIAEADAAVVAATATGSPGRIDDETNGVPLTSASTGATAGTLLRARPCYVCKESYTVVDAFYHQLCPPCAALHHAKRDARTDLTGRRALLTGGRAKIGMYIALRLLRDGADLTITTRFPRDAVRRFSAMEDSADWLDRLHVVGIDLRDPAQVVSLADHVAAQGPLDVLINNAAQTVRRLPGAYARIADAESAPLPAQAARMITTFGHTSDAHPRALAGSVSDLTSPALAIERAARDADELVAQSLTAQAASLERLVAGTSIDAGGLIPDVAESNSWVATVEQVDPMELLEVQLCNQTAPFILISRLRPALAASPARRTYIVNVSAMEGVFARGYKGPGHPHTNMSKAALNMLTRTSAAEMLTDGILMTAVDTGWITDERPHHTKVRLAEEGFHAPLDLVDGAARVYDPIVRGEAGEDLYGCFLKDYDRSQW; encoded by the coding sequence ATGAGCGCGCACACGACCACCCCGGTGCCCCCCACCGACCACACCGCCGACGCGACGTCGGCCGAGCAGTCCGGCGTCACGCCCGCCGACTTCGCGACCTTCCTGCGCGTCATGGACCAGGTCGCCGTCCTGCCGCAGGAGCACCCGCAGCACTCGGCCGCGCGCCGGGCGTCCTCCGCGCTGTTCAAGGCCGCGAAGAAGCACCGCCGCGGCGAGAAGCGCCGGCTCATCGCCGAGGCCGACGCGGCCGTCGTCGCCGCGACCGCGACGGGAAGCCCGGGCCGGATCGACGACGAGACCAACGGCGTGCCGCTGACGTCGGCGTCGACCGGTGCGACCGCCGGGACGCTGCTGCGCGCGCGCCCGTGCTACGTGTGCAAGGAGTCGTACACGGTCGTCGACGCGTTCTACCACCAGCTCTGCCCGCCGTGCGCGGCGCTGCACCACGCCAAGCGCGACGCGCGCACCGACCTCACCGGCCGCCGCGCGCTGCTCACGGGCGGCCGCGCCAAGATCGGCATGTACATCGCGTTGCGGCTGCTGCGCGACGGCGCCGACCTGACGATCACCACCCGCTTCCCGCGGGACGCGGTCCGGCGCTTCAGCGCGATGGAGGACTCCGCCGACTGGCTCGACCGGCTGCACGTCGTCGGGATCGACCTGCGCGACCCCGCGCAGGTGGTGTCCCTCGCGGACCACGTCGCCGCGCAGGGTCCGCTCGACGTCCTCATCAACAACGCCGCCCAGACCGTGCGCCGGCTGCCCGGGGCGTACGCGCGCATCGCCGACGCCGAGTCGGCACCGCTGCCGGCGCAGGCCGCGCGGATGATCACGACGTTCGGGCACACGAGCGACGCGCACCCGCGGGCCCTGGCCGGGTCGGTCAGCGACCTGACGAGCCCCGCGCTGGCGATCGAGCGCGCGGCGCGGGACGCGGACGAGCTCGTCGCGCAGTCCCTGACCGCGCAGGCCGCGAGCCTCGAGCGGCTCGTCGCCGGCACGTCGATCGACGCGGGCGGCCTGATCCCCGACGTGGCCGAGTCCAACAGCTGGGTGGCGACCGTCGAGCAGGTCGACCCCATGGAGCTGCTCGAGGTCCAGCTCTGCAACCAGACGGCGCCGTTCATCCTCATCAGCCGCCTGCGCCCGGCCCTGGCCGCCTCGCCCGCGCGACGCACCTACATCGTCAACGTCTCCGCGATGGAGGGCGTCTTCGCCCGCGGCTACAAGGGCCCCGGGCACCCCCACACCAACATGAGCAAGGCCGCGCTCAACATGCTCACGCGCACCAGCGCGGCCGAGATGCTCACCGACGGCATCCTCATGACCGCCGTCGACACCGGCTGGATCACCGACGAGCGCCCCCACCACACCAAGGTGCGGCTCGCCGAGGAGGGCTTCCACGCCCCCCTCGACCTCGTCGACGGCGCGGCGCGCGTCTACGACCCGATCGTGCGCGGCGAGGCCGGCGAGGACCTGTACGGGTGCTTCCTGAAGGACTACGACCGCTCGCAGTGGTGA
- a CDS encoding aminoglycoside phosphotransferase family protein: MHDDEVAITTEQVRALVADQHPRWRDLPVQALPHRGTDHALFRLGEDLAVRMPRISGARGAVDRERAVTERLAALVGVEAPVPVASGEPGHGFPWRWSVVRWVAGTTATQPTPALAGDLARVVRRLRAVDLQGPVNERRAHPLADLTRLVAADADAVRDEVPVGLVMRAWEESCAADPWDGVGVWLHGDLAPGNVVVRDGRLVGLIDWGGTGLGDPAGDLGPAWNFLDAPSREVFRRALGEDDATWLRGRGWALRQALLQLPYYRTRYVPLAEHARGTIRAVLQDAGLTA, translated from the coding sequence GTGCACGACGACGAGGTGGCCATCACCACCGAGCAGGTGCGCGCCCTCGTCGCGGACCAGCACCCGCGCTGGCGCGACCTGCCGGTCCAGGCGCTGCCGCACCGCGGCACCGATCACGCGCTGTTCCGCCTCGGCGAGGACCTGGCCGTGCGGATGCCGCGGATCTCCGGCGCGCGTGGCGCCGTCGACCGGGAGCGTGCCGTGACGGAGCGGCTGGCCGCGCTGGTCGGCGTCGAGGCGCCGGTGCCGGTGGCGTCCGGGGAGCCGGGACACGGGTTCCCGTGGCGGTGGTCGGTCGTCCGGTGGGTCGCCGGCACCACGGCGACGCAGCCGACGCCTGCGCTCGCCGGCGACCTCGCCCGTGTCGTGCGGCGTCTGCGGGCCGTGGACCTGCAGGGCCCGGTCAACGAGCGACGCGCCCACCCGCTGGCCGACCTGACCCGCCTCGTCGCCGCCGACGCGGACGCCGTCCGCGACGAGGTGCCCGTCGGCCTCGTCATGCGCGCCTGGGAGGAGTCGTGCGCCGCCGACCCGTGGGACGGGGTCGGGGTGTGGCTGCACGGGGACCTCGCACCCGGCAACGTCGTGGTGCGCGACGGCCGGCTCGTCGGCCTGATCGACTGGGGTGGGACCGGCCTCGGCGACCCGGCGGGGGACCTGGGCCCGGCGTGGAACTTCCTTGACGCGCCGTCGCGGGAGGTGTTCCGTCGAGCGCTCGGTGAGGACGACGCGACGTGGCTGCGCGGACGGGGCTGGGCCCTGCGCCAGGCGCTCCTGCAGCTGCCCTACTACCGGACCCGGTACGTGCCGCTGGCCGAGCACGCGCGGGGGACGATCCGCGCGGTGCTGCAGGACGCCGGGCTCACGGCCTGA